Genomic segment of Candidatus Nealsonbacteria bacterium:
TGGTTGTCAGAAAAAGAATTGATTTTTAAGATTAAAAATTTTAGAAAAGACATTGATTTATTTTCTTCCCAGCTGGATATGAGCCAAACTTTAGACCTTCAAAGGATAGCCGAGATAAAATATGGAAAAATTCCGGAATTGGAAAAAGCATTAAAACTTTCTGAAAAAGAATTAATCAAGGTACAAAAAAAGCATCATCTTTTAAAACAAGAAGTAACCGAGGAGGACATTGCCGGAGTTGTTTCCCGCTGGACGGGAATTCCCGTAATCCGCCTTATAGAAGCTGAGGCTCAAAAACTGGTTAGAATGGAAGAAATATTGGCTCGCAGGGTTATTGGCCAAGGAAACGCGATTAAAGCGGTTTCCGCCGCGATCAGACGTTCAAGGGCCGGCATTGCCGAAGAGAACAGGCCCTTGGGTTCTTTTATGTTTTTGGGCCCTACCGGTGTTGGGAAAACAGAAACCGCCAAAGCTTTGGCTGATTTTTTGTTCAACGACGAAAGCTCTTTGGTAAGGTTGGATATGTCCGAATATATGGAAAAGCATACTGTTTCCAAATTAATAGGTTCCCCGCCCGGTTACGTAGGGTATGATGAGGGCGGACAGTTGACCGAAAAAATAAGAAGAAGGCCTTATGCTGTAGTGTTGCTGGACGAGATTGAAAAAGCGCATCCGGAAGTTTTTAACATACTTTTGCAGATTTTAGAAGACGGCCGCCTGACTGATGCCAAGGGCCGGGTAGCTTCTTTTAAGAATACAATTTTTATTATGACCTCAAACGTCGGTTCAGAGGATATTCGAGAGATGAGTTCTTTGGGTTTTGCCACGAAGTCTAACCAAGAAAGCCAAGAAAAATTAAAGGAAAAAGTTATGGAAGCCCTAAAACAAAGTTTCCGCCCGGAATTTTTGAATCGAATCGATGAAGTTATTATTTTTAATTATTTAAGAGAGGAACAGATTAAAGAAATTGTTGAATTGGAGCTGGCAAAAGTTGAAAAGAGGCTTCAAAAAAAGAATTTAAAAATAAAGATTTCAAAAGAAGCCAAGGATTTATTGGCTAAAAAGGGGTTTGACCCTCAGCTAGGAGCGAGACCACTAAAAAGAGTAATTCAGCAGGAAATTTTGGATCCCCTGGCTTTAAAGATAGTTTCTCGAGAAGTAAAGGAGGGAGACAGGGTGGTAATCGGGGCTGATAAAGAAAAAATCATCTTTCAAGAACCGAAAGAAATTTTTAAAATTGCGATAAAAGAAGAAAAGCTTTTAACAAAATAATTTTTAAATGGCCAAAAACGCTTTTAAAATTTTAATTATTTTTATTATCGGAACAGCCGGCGGTATTTTCGCCGACCAAATTTTCTGGCCTTATTTTATAGAAAGGCCTCTTTTTTTTGAATATAAACTGGATAAGCCTCCGATTTATATCAATGAAACCAAGCAAGTTTTTGTCCAAGAAAATGTTGCTCTTCAAGAAGCAGTGGATAAATTGGAAAAAGTCGTGGTGGGAGTCAGGACCGAAACTAAGAGCAAAAAAATACTCGAGGGCTCCGGTTTAATCATAACTTCCGACGGATTGATAATTACCTTGGCCGAGCTTTTGCCCAAAGAATCAAAAACTACAATATTTTTTGACGGAAAGGTTTTTTCTCCGAAAGTTCTTTTAACAAAAGATAAATTCGCCTTATTAAAAGTTAATGAAAATAATTTGCCGACCACCGGATTTGCTGATTTTGAAAAAATAAAACTAGGCCAAAGAGTTTTTTTAATCGGAGTATTTTTTGAAGGAATAAAGCCTCAAAAAATTGTAAACGAAGGGATAATCAGGTATTTGAATGAAGAAGAAATTAATACCAGTATTTTCGATAAAAAAAACTTACAGGGCAGTCCTATGTTTAACATTGAAGGTAATGTTTTAGGACTAAATATCTTTGACGAAGAGGGAAGAGCAACTTCTATTCCTATCGCAAAAATTAAAGAATTTCTCGGTTTTTAAAGCATGAAAGAAAAAGCAAGAGTTCATCTTTTTATTTCCGGAAAAGTGCAAGGAGTTTTTTTTAGATTAAACGCCAAAAAAAAAGCGGA
This window contains:
- a CDS encoding S1C family serine protease is translated as MAKNAFKILIIFIIGTAGGIFADQIFWPYFIERPLFFEYKLDKPPIYINETKQVFVQENVALQEAVDKLEKVVVGVRTETKSKKILEGSGLIITSDGLIITLAELLPKESKTTIFFDGKVFSPKVLLTKDKFALLKVNENNLPTTGFADFEKIKLGQRVFLIGVFFEGIKPQKIVNEGIIRYLNEEEINTSIFDKKNLQGSPMFNIEGNVLGLNIFDEEGRATSIPIAKIKEFLGF